A DNA window from Rhizobium jaguaris contains the following coding sequences:
- a CDS encoding carbohydrate ABC transporter permease, which yields MDRNAEQRMRRRIGKVAYLIGLFIAMLIICLPGFWIILSSLRPTVEIMAKPPVWIPQELSLDAYRAMFGGAGQGGIPVWDYFRNSLIISVTSTIIALIIGMSGGYAFARYRFAGKSAVFLGLMLTRSVPGVALSLPLFMVYARLGIIDTHFGLIITYVALNVPFTIWLIDGFFRQVPKDLAEAAQIDGCTRWQAFWQVEFPLAGPGIASAGIFAFLTCWNEYALASQLTRSVDSKTLPVGLLDYTAEFTIDWRGMCALAVVMILPALALTFIIQKHLVSGLTFGAVKG from the coding sequence ATGGATCGCAATGCCGAACAACGCATGCGCCGCCGCATCGGAAAAGTCGCCTATCTCATCGGCCTTTTCATCGCGATGCTCATCATCTGCCTGCCGGGCTTCTGGATCATTCTCAGCTCGCTGCGGCCCACGGTCGAGATCATGGCGAAGCCGCCGGTCTGGATACCGCAGGAGCTGTCGCTCGACGCCTATCGCGCCATGTTCGGCGGGGCAGGGCAGGGCGGCATCCCCGTCTGGGATTATTTCCGCAATTCGCTGATCATCTCCGTGACTTCCACGATTATTGCGCTGATCATCGGCATGTCCGGCGGCTATGCTTTCGCCCGCTACCGCTTCGCCGGCAAGTCGGCGGTTTTCCTCGGCCTGATGCTGACGCGATCCGTGCCGGGTGTGGCGCTTTCGCTGCCGCTCTTCATGGTCTATGCGCGCCTCGGTATCATCGACACGCATTTTGGCCTGATCATCACCTATGTGGCGCTCAACGTACCCTTCACGATCTGGTTGATCGACGGTTTCTTCCGTCAGGTGCCGAAGGATCTCGCCGAAGCGGCGCAGATCGACGGCTGTACGCGCTGGCAGGCCTTCTGGCAGGTGGAGTTTCCGCTCGCCGGTCCGGGCATCGCGTCTGCCGGCATCTTCGCCTTCCTCACCTGCTGGAACGAATATGCGCTGGCATCCCAGCTCACCCGCTCGGTCGATTCCAAGACGTTGCCGGTCGGCCTGCTCGACTATACGGCCGAGTTCACCATCGATTGGCGTGGCATGTGTGCGCTGGCGGTCGTGATGATCCTTCCGGCGCTCGCTCTCACCTTCATTATTCAGAAGCATCTGGTGTCGGGTCTGACATTCGGTGCGGTCAAAGGCTGA